The following nucleotide sequence is from Penicillium digitatum chromosome 5, complete sequence.
AAAGAAATTTCTCTGTTCTTGATGACTTAACTGGGATTGACCTGCCATTTTGCGGAAGAGCTCCAAGTCCCAAAGAGATCTTTCCAATTAGTAGGAGAATGGGGGGTACATAAAACTCTACCTAGGTCTCTTGTATCTAAAACCAAATGCAGATCTaattctaaaaaaaaaaaaataccacGAGAGAGGTGTATGTTGTAAGAGAAGGATGTAAAAGTCTTGTCTTCCGGAAAGTTCTTTGTGGGGCAACTAGGGAACTCTTGAACATTCCAAGCTCTCAACTACGCTTAGAATTTCAAATCATACACCATGTCCTCCGCCGTGGTACATGGCGATGACCTTGACATGGAGCCTACGCTCCAGTCAGTTCTCAACCAACACACTCTCCGTTGGATCTTCGTCGGAGGCAAAGGAGGTGTGGGGAAGACCACCACCTCGTGCTCGCTGGCCATCCAGCTAGCTAAAGTCCGCAAATCTGTCCTCCTCATTTCAACCGACCCCGCGCACAACCTGAGCGATGCCTTCGGTCAAAAGTTCGGAAAGGAGGCCCGCCTGATCGATGGCTATTCAAACCTGAGCGCGATGGAGATCGACCCCAACGGGAGCATCCAGGATCTGCTCGCAACCGGAGACGGTCAGGGCGAAGATCCCATGGCGGGATTGGGCATGGGAAATATGATGCAGGATCTTGCCTTCAGCGTAGGTACTCATGCGGCTGTCGCGCCATATACTCTACGTGTCAATCTAACTATTGGTGATGGCAGATTCCCGGTGTTGACGAAGCCATGTCCTTCGCCGAAGTCCTGAAGCAGGTCAAGTCGCTTTCCTACGAAGTCATCGTGTTCGATACCGCGCCGACCGGCCACACCCTTCGATTCCTCCAATTCCCTACTGTGCTCGAGAAGGCCCTAGCCAAGCTCTCCCAGCTCTCCACCCAGTTCGGTCCGATGCTTAACTCGATTCTGGGCGCTCGTGGTGGTCTACCTGGAGGTCAGAATATGGATGAGTTGCTGCAGAAGATGGAGTCGTTGCGCGAGACTATCAGCGAGGTCAACACGCAATTCAAGAACCCAGACATGACCACCTTTGTCTGTGTCTGCATTGCAGAGTTCTTGTCGCTCTACGAGACTGAACGTATGATCCAGGAATTGACCAGCTACAACATCGATACCCACTCAATCGTTGTCAACCAGTTGCTGTTCCCCAAAGATGGAAGCGGTTGCGAACAGTGCACTGCCCGGAGAAAGATGCAGAAGAAATACCTTGATCAGATCGAGGAACTCTATGAGGATTTCAATGTGGTCCGCATGCCAATGCTCGTTGAGGAAGTGCGCGGGAAGGAGAAGTTGGAGAAGTTCAGTGAGATGTTGGTGATCCCATATGTGCCTCCTCAGTAAAAGGCAAAGTCGATGCGAGAGATTGTGTTTTCGCTCATGTCGGACGAATTATGAAAAGACTGGAGAATATTACATGAAGCGTTGTGTGGAGCAAGATTGATTTGGACCCCATGTAGACCTCGGGAGCCGGGCTAAGGGACATGAATGCGTTCGTGCATATTCTGTCACATCCTAATTTCTGTGATGAACCTCATAGTCACATCACGATCGGAGATACAACACACACTATCCTTGGTCAAGTGTTATAGAACCCCTATCAATAGATCTCCTCGAGCGAGGAACTTCGATCCCTCCCCACTGACTTGATGTTTTGGCAACCAGAGACCCATTACACAAGATGGACTcgactacggagtattcGAAATCTATACCCTAAAAGCGAGAGCTGCAGAGATCCTCACTGCAGCTCAGCCCCGCGATCTACCATAATCCGTGGTGCCACGACACCATCGCAGCTAGAGTCAATTTGGCGCTGCATAGGTTTGAGAATCTGCGGTGAGAAAAAGGGAGACGTCAGAACCCAtttccttcctcttccaaaTGCTCTTACAGGTGCACTGTCCACTATCTTCTAGGGGAATCCTCCAATTCTATGCGCCCTGGGATTGATTCGAGGCCGTTGCTCCTCCATGCAAGCCTCACTTTCACCCAAGACCGGGTTCTCAGTTGTAAACAGCGGAAAAGTGGGCAGACTAAGATCCTGTTCCATATTTGACGATCAGAGGCTCCCAATTGACACACACACATACACACACACACCAATGGGGAAAAATAGGGTTGGGCCTCGTTGGTTGACAAAGTGAGGCGAGTGGTTCTCTTGTCCTCCGCCCCCCGAACATTCCGATATGAACCCTCCTTGCGAGATCAGGGCTCAGAATCTGGGCCGTTTCTGAGGATTCTCCACGGTTTCCCTTTCTTCTTGCCGCCCTCTGTGGAGACTTGCGTGAGAGTTACTGGATTCGTGCATACCCAATTGGTTTCATTTGCCTATATGCAACCGAACTTGTGGATCGTGCTGTTCGACGAAGGGGGGATGTGCGGTCCCCTCTGCCGTTGGACTGTTGTAAGAACATATTCTCCGAAGGATCGGGGACTGGAGATTGGTGCATTTCCGATAGAGACTTGTCTTATGCGTCTCCGTTTCTGGTGGGATTGTTATTTGTTGAAACGGGGTATCAACTGACCTATTTATACTCATGTCTCGTCCTTCGAAGCTATGCCAAAAGTCCCTCAAAGAGCTTCCAGGCACGGACCGTTTGTGTATTGGTGTCGACTGACATTAAACCCTAGCTCTTTCTTCGCCTTTTCTCGACGCCTCACCTGTTAGCCTTGGCAATGTCCCCTGTCCAGCAATACTGGCTTCCGGGGTACGGGCTATCCCGACACGTTGTCCTAGGTCATATCCAATACTTTCTTGGGCCAAGTGCAACGGTTAGACCCTTTGTCTATCAGGTATGTCCTGCCAGTGCCTCCACTATGCCCTCTATGCGACCCATTCTAACCAGTTATACATGCAGGGACGCGATGGTTACCTCATCAATGGCGTGCCACTCACACGGGTTTGTCTTTCCATCTTCATTTGAAGACAAAATGGAATTGGAAAAAGGGTCGAACATAACACATTACTAACTCCTCCGAACAGGAGCAAATCGATGATCTCGCAGTTATGTCCCGAGAGTACGAGATGCAGGAAGCTACTCGAATGGCCCACAACATCAGCGGCTCCTCGACTTCTAGCACCAGCAGCGACAATTCGGCCACTCAGCCTGAGCCCTACATCAATGAACTCATCCCCATTAGTCAACCTGGCACGCGCAGACGTGCATAACCAGACTCGCGAGGCAGTCGTTGGGGCCATTTTTGTTACCTTGCTTCCCTCCATTGGACTTGGTATTTCTTTTCTAGCCCTTGGCTCCGTACTAGGATTCCGTCGACCAGCAGCAGCGCGGATGGTCACTTTCCCGAGTCGCCGCCTGATACTGCTCCTGTTGGCCTTGTTTTGACTCGTTCTTCGTGCCCTGGAGCATCTCGTGGATTGCAGAGACATCGGCCACATGGATATTCAAGCCCTGACTCTGTTGCCCGGGTGCCCAGGTGGAATCCTAGGATTGCAAATTTCACTTGACGGACCCGTGGCAGGAAAGGAATACCAATCCCGGGATGACGGCTCCTGTGGGCAATAGCGGTAGCCCTATTTTGGGTTGATAGAAACATGTGCCTTTTGTCTCGTTCTCGTGTACCCCTACTCTCTTGTTACTAATGGTCTTGAATCTCTTAATGTGCTACAACGCCAAATCCGATGTGAGCTGCATTAGAATCTCGGTCTCGAAGTTGGAGATGTTAACCTAGAGAGAGTTATAAGCCAGAATGATCTGTCGTGGCTCGAGAGGgaaagaagacaaagatAGTGATTCATTTAAAGATTTGGGAAGCCTAGTTTATAGGCAAGGATAGCTTGGAAAAAGGGGCACGGTTAAAAAAAGACATCATCTTTTACTCATCTCTATAGACCATTCGTAACAGCATAGATAAATCAGACCCTAAGATCCAAGAATCGACTACATATATCCATCTCTCATCTTTTTCCCCCTCGGATTTGAGGGCGCCATGATTCTCTGGCTGCTTTTGGGGACCCTCTCGCTCCAAACCTCCAGGGTCAGAAATGGCCAATACATAAAGAGGTCATGCAAAATATCCGACACAGGAAGTGAAAATATGGGGAGAGAGTGATTGCAAAAGAACTGCAAGACTAAAGAGGTAAAGAAATAAGTGTGGACCCCCGAAAAAAACGCCAGCCGGATGCCACTCTGCATGGAGTCCCCAAACAACCGTGTTGTGACCTACACGGGGAGAtcactaaaaaaaaaatggggCAGGCAGAAACAAGTTGGAAATCACATAACAGAGAAAAGTTCAGTTTTCAACATCAAGGTCATGGTGTTTTTATTTTGCAACAGCAGCGCTCAAGACTTGTGTGCGGAAGAAGGCACCCTTGGTCTTCTCGATGACTTGCTGGTAGACCGACTGAGGGGGGTGATTCATGATAACAGTGCCCTCCTTGTAATCGATCTTGGCGTCAACCCGGGTGTCGCGGATAAGGTTGACAATCCACTTCTCACCCTCATCCTGGTTCAGACCGAGGCGAGTAGAAAGGTCCCTAAGAAAAAGGCTCGTTAGCCTGTTGTTCGTGCCAATTCACAAATTCAACCAACTTACTTGATGTCAATACGCTGGTGGATCTTGCAGTAGCTCTCGGAAATGAGATGGCGGGCAGCGTCGACGAAAGCGTCggcagccgagacaaggaAGAAATCGCTGCGCAGCACATCTTCGGCCTCGCCGAGCTTCTTCTGTGCTTCCTCGAAATCGAAATCGACGTAAAGGGCCTTAACGAAATCGGTGACGGGGTCGGTGTACTCGTAGTCCTCCTGGCGCACAACGCGGATCAGATCCTTCAATTGCTTCTGGTAGACACCGGAGTGCTTCTGGGGGCGGCTACGATTGGTGATGACAGCGGCGGCGAGGTACCGCAAAATCCAAGGGCAGCTGGTCTGGATGGTGTTGATGTAGgcgggagagaagaagaggtcGGTGAGGACGTCACGGGCGGGGTCGTGGTTGAAGAAGGGGAACAGCGACCAGTGAATAAGCCAAGAGCGGTTGGTGAGCTGAGCCAGGGGGTTGTTGAACAGGCGAGTCTCAATTGAGTCCTTAACCTTCTGAACCTCCTCCATAGCACCCTCCCAGTTGGTGGTCAAGATCTCTGATGCGAGCTTACCCCATGTGGCGGCGGCAACCTTGTCGTTGTCGGTAGACAGAACACGGAACTGGTAGAGCAGCTCAGCAGCGTTTCCGTAGCTGCCGCAGCTGTACTGGAAGCGTCCGTAGTCGTGGAGAGAGTTAACCATCTCGTTGGTGACACCGTGCTGCTCCTCGAGGAACCGCAAGTTGGCGGCCTTGTCGCTTCGCAGGTTACCCACAACCTCCTCATCTTGCAACAATTCGGAGATCTTTTCGCTCTGATCCTGGTAGTGTTGTAGCTTGGCCAGAACCTCCTCGCGCTTCTTCACAAACTCTTCGGGAATGGTGTCGGAATCGTTGATCTCCTGCCACAAGTTGGCGACGTAGTCGGTCATGTTGGTGTGCTTCAGGAGCTCGTACTTCGCCCGGGTGATTTCCTTGTCCTCCTCATCGCCGGTAGCGCTGAATTCGAGCAGGGGGAAGACCAGGTGACGGTCAAGGTACGGGATGAGTCGGGGCAGCAAATCATGCTGGGAGGTGATATCCTCGGCGGTCTTGGGTGAGTGAGCAGCAGCGCCGCTGAGCAGATTCTCAGCGGTAGGGGGGGCGTTGTCTGCCATATTGGATCGCAAAAGATGGCAGAAGGGGGTTAAAGGTCTAGAGGGGGATAACAAAGGGCCAACCGCGATCAATGGAGAATTTGCAGATTGTGCGGGCGTCGGTGGCCCTAAACCTATTTTGGAAGTGGGTGCTGGGAATGCGGTGGCAGAAAATCTGAGCAAAGGAGCGTCAGATGTCGCTCTCTGATCTTCCCAGTCTGTACCTTGATATCCCCATCTTTCCAACCTAGTCTTTTCTTCGGTCCTTTAGAACGCTAGAAATGCCGTCTATTCTACACTCGGGTCCGTCCTCGGCCATGCGAAAGCAGGCCACGACCATTCCCCTTCGCGTCAACTCTGCACAGTCCGTGGCTTCCGTTCAGACATGTAGTTCATTTTCCACATTATGTCCTCAGGCGAGGTTGAAAGCTTCACGTAAGTTACAATTTTTTTCAGCCTCATCTTGATCTCTGGGCTATTTAGGAACTACAAGAGCAAAGCCGAACCCTCGGGTATTGCATTATCTTGTAACCAACAGAGAACAGAGAAGagagacagaaaaaaaaaaaacacgcaTCTATGCCGTGTTGGTTTcgattcaaaaaaaaaggattagAGCACACAtctaatttttttcttctttcagATCGTCCTCAATTCTCTCTCCCTACTCTTCCTACCCGCCAAAGCCGTACCTTCATTGCTCATCTTGGCCGTCAAGCGCAAGCCTTGAAACAACAATCTACCACTCCATCGGCGACCCCATCCCCAGCCAAATCAGACAAGAAATCTAGTCCGACCCTGCAGCTCACCAACCTTCCCTATTTTGTCCGTCGCACTGCCTCCAACCAGCTTCCTGTCTATGTCGTCACAAAGGCCGGCGGCACCAAACAACTCACCAAG
It contains:
- a CDS encoding mitochondrial 54S ribosomal protein mL49 → MPSILHSGPSSAMRKQATTIPLRVNSAQSVASVQTCSSFSTLCPQARLKASHRPQFSLPTLPTRQSRTFIAHLGRQAQALKQQSTTPSATPSPAKSDKKSSPTLQLTNLPYFVRRTASNQLPVYVVTKAGGTKQLTKLQKTEGDLDALRNDLASALGVVDGNKPNPDVTLNRLTGHIIVKGWRKPEILNFLQERRF
- a CDS encoding ATPase GET3; this encodes MSSAVVHGDDLDMEPTLQSVLNQHTLRWIFVGGKGGVGKTTTSCSLAIQLAKVRKSVLLISTDPAHNLSDAFGQKFGKEARLIDGYSNLSAMEIDPNGSIQDLLATGDGQGEDPMAGLGMGNMMQDLAFSIPGVDEAMSFAEVLKQVKSLSYEVIVFDTAPTGHTLRFLQFPTVLEKALAKLSQLSTQFGPMLNSILGARGGLPGGQNMDELLQKMESLRETISEVNTQFKNPDMTTFVCVCIAEFLSLYETERMIQELTSYNIDTHSIVVNQLLFPKDGSGCEQCTARRKMQKKYLDQIEELYEDFNVVRMPMLVEEVRGKEKLEKFSEMLVIPYVPPQ
- a CDS encoding Eukaryotic translation initiation factor 3 subunit EifCe, putative, with amino-acid sequence MADNAPPTAENLLSGAAAHSPKTAEDITSQHDLLPRLIPYLDRHLVFPLLEFSATGDEEDKEITRAKYELLKHTNMTDYVANLWQEINDSDTIPEEFVKKREEVLAKLQHYQDQSEKISELLQDEEVVGNLRSDKAANLRFLEEQHGVTNEMVNSLHDYGRFQYSCGSYGNAAELLYQFRVLSTDNDKVAAATWGKLASEILTTNWEGAMEEVQKVKDSIETRLFNNPLAQLTNRSWLIHWSLFPFFNHDPARDVLTDLFFSPAYINTIQTSCPWILRYLAAAVITNRSRPQKHSGVYQKQLKDLIRVVRQEDYEYTDPVTDFVKALYVDFDFEEAQKKLGEAEDVLRSDFFLVSAADAFVDAARHLISESYCKIHQRIDIKDLSTRLGLNQDEGEKWIVNLIRDTRVDAKIDYKEGTVIMNHPPQSVYQQVIEKTKGAFFRTQVLSAAVAK
- a CDS encoding transcription factor RfeG; the protein is MSPVQQYWLPGYGLSRHVVLGHIQYFLGPSATVRPFVYQGRDGYLINGVPLTREQIDDLAVMSREYEMQEATRMAHNISGSSTSSTSSDNSATQPEPYINELIPISQPGTRRRA